In uncultured Desulfovibrio sp., the genomic stretch TCGTAACGCACGCCCTGAGTGATGGTGATTTCGTCAAGCAGAGCCTTGCGCAGGCCAAGGGCGAGGCCAGCCAGCAAAAATGTGTGCATGACGCCGGGGGTGAGGTCGTCCTTGTCGCGTCCATACAGCGGGTCGTAAAACCACATGGGGTTTTTGCCCTCAAGCATGGTCACGGCCACGTTGGCCTCAACGCCGGTCTGCCAGGGGTGCACATTGTCGACCGTGAGATCGTTGGGCAGCCCTTCAAGCAGGGGGGTGGCGGTGACAGGGGCAAGCTTTTCCCCTTCTTCGCCAGCCACAAGCACAGCAGCCCTGACGGGCTGATCCTGCGGCCATGCCAGCAGGATGTGATCCTTGCCGTCGCGCTTCCACTGCCAGGAAGGGCGGGTGCCGCCATCGTGCATGACGGTGGTGGCAATCTGGCCCATGATGGCGGCGGGGTTTTGCCCCGTCAGCACAGCCCAGGCATCGCCCAGGGTTTCTGTATGCCCACGGTTGGCGGCAGCCAGTTTGGCTTCCAGCTCTTCGGCAGTAGGAGCCTGATCGGCAAGAGGATTGCCTTCGCTGTCAACGCGAACCCATTCTTCGGCTTCGGTTTCGGCAGCCTGAATTTTGTTTTCAGCTTTTTTGGCCATGAAATGTTCCTTTCATCGCGCGGTCAGGGCGCTGGCCGGGGGTATCCGGCCAGCGCACAATACAATTTAACGTCTGTCGCCACGGTCGCGGCGGTCACGCCCGCCACGGTCACCACGGCCATTTCTGTCGCCACGGTCGCCCCTGTCGGAACGGGGCGGACGGGCGGTTTCTTCGGGATTCCAGGGGTGGCCCTGCTCTTCAAGCAGCACGGCCTTGCGGCTGGCGCGGATGCGGTCGCCGTTGATTTCAATGACCTTGACCATCATGTCTTCGCCAAGGCGGGCAACGTCGCCGGGCTGTTCCACGCGGTTAACATCAAGCTGCGACACGTGCACAAGGGCTTCCACATTGGGCAGCACTTCCACGATGGCGCCGATTTCCATGATTTTGCGCACCTTGGCAAGATAGTTCTTGCCGAGGTCGGGGCGCTGGTCATAGTACGAAACCATTTCGCGGGCTTTTTCCAAGGCTTCAGCCGTGGGGGCGAAGATGGAAACGCGGCCAGTGTCTTCGATATCCACAGAAGCGCCGGTGGCAGCTGTGATGGCCTTGATGTTCTTGCCGCCGGGGCCAATGATGAGGCGGATGATGTCCGGATTCACGAACACTTCGGCATGCTGGGGAGCAAAGCGCGAAAGTTCCTTGCGCGGTTCGCCAATGGCCTTGGCCATTTCTTCCAGAATGTGATGACGTCCTTCGTGGGCCTGCTTCATGGCGGCGCGCATGATCTCGGTGGTGAGGCCGGTGATCTTGATGTCCATCTGCACGCCGGTCACGCCTTCTGCGGTACCTGCGATCTTGAAGTCCATGTCGCCGAGGGCGTCTTCGTCACCAAGAATATCGGTGAGCACGATGAACTTGTCGCCTTCCTTGATGAGGCCCATGGCCACACCGGCCACAGGAGCGCTGATGGGCACGCCCGCATCCATGAGCGAAAGCGAACCGCCGCACACGGCAGCCATGGAGGAAGAGCCGTTGGATTCGAGAGTTTCGGACACAACGCGCAGGGTAAAGGGAAAATCAGCGTCAGCGGGCAGCACGGGGCGCAAGGACTTTTCAGCCAGAGCGCCGTGGCCGATTTCGCGGCGCGAAACGCGCACGGGCTTGACCTCGCCCACAGAGAAGGGCGGGAAGTTGTAGTGCAGCATAAAGCGCTTGGTCACGTCGCCGATGAGCGAATCCATGCGCTGTTCATCGGTGGAGGAACCAAGGGTGGTCACAACCATGGACTTGGTTTCGCCGCGGCGGAACAGGGCGGAGCCGTGGGCGCGGGGCAGCAGGCCTGTCTGGATCTGGATGGGGCGCACGGTCTTGGTGTCGCGGCCGTCAATGCGCGTGCCTTCGTTGACAATGCGGGCGCGCACCAGCTTCTTTTCCAGGTCAGAGATCATGTCGCCCACGCTCTTGAGCGCGGCGTCGTTTTCGGCCCAGGCCGGATCGCTCTTGAGGTTTTCCATGACCTTTTCTTTCACGGCCTTGCGGGCGTCCTTGCGGGCCATCTTTTCAGGCACGCGCAGGGCTTCTTCCAGGCCAGCGGCGAGGGCCAGTTCCTTCACGCGGGCAACCAGAACCGGGTCGTCGGCGTGGGGGGTAAAGGCCATCTTGGGCTTGCCGGCCAGTTCGCGCAGCTTGAGCTGGGCTTCAACCAGAGGCTGAATCTGCTGACGGCCCCATTCAAGAGCGTCGATAATGACTTCTTCGGGCACAAAGCGGGCTTCGCCTTCCACCATGGTGAGCGCATCGGCAGAGGCGGCAAACACGATGTTGAGGTCGCTCTGTTCCTGCTGCTCAAAGGTGGGGTTCAGCACAAACTGACCATTGATGCGGCCAATGCGGCCACCGGCCACCGGGCCGTCAAAGGGCAGGGGCGAAAGCATGACCGCGGCGGAAGCGCCCGTAAGCGCCAGCACGTCGGAGTCGTTCACCTGATCGGCAGAGATGACGCTGGCCAGAACCTGCACGTCTTCGTTCAGGCCCTTCTTGGGGAAGAGCGGGCGCAGCGGGCGGTCGATCAGGCGGGAAACCAGGGTTTCGCGCTCGGAAGGACGGCCGATTTCGCGGCGGAAGAAGCTGCCGGGGATGCGGCCAGCGGCGTACATTTTTTCGGAGTATTCGACGGTAAGAGGGAAGAAGCCCTTGTCGAATTCAAGCGTCTGCGAGCACACGGTGACGAGCACCACGGTGCCGCCGCACTGAATCCACACAGAACCGTGGGCCTGATTGGCCATACGGCCTGTTTCAAGGATAACTTCCTTGCCGCCGACCATGGCTGTAACCCTGATGGGTTCAAAAATATCTTGATACATAAAAAATCCTTTGCGTAGTGCGAAGGGGATTCCGGCAAAAGCGGGCAGATCATCGGCCATTGGCCTCTGCCTGATTTTCCCGGACCCCCCTTCTTCGCGTTTTGTACCCTCAAAGGGGTTGATTCAAGCAACAAGGGGGAGCGCTGGCTCCCCCTTGCGCGACAGAAGTCTTACTTGCGCAGACCGAGCTTTTCGATAAGAGCACGGTAACGCTGAACGTCTTTCTTCTTCAGATAGTTCAGAATGTTGCGACGACGGCCAACCAGCTTGAGCAGACCGGTGCGGGAGTGGAAGTCCTTCTTGTGTTCTTTGAAGTGACCGGTGAGGTCTTCAATACGGGCGGTGAGCAGAGCCACCTGAACTTCCGGGGAACCGGTGTCGCCTTCGTGTTTGGCGTGGGCATCAATAACCGTTTTCTTGTCGCTGGCATCCATTAC encodes the following:
- the pnp gene encoding polyribonucleotide nucleotidyltransferase, with product MYQDIFEPIRVTAMVGGKEVILETGRMANQAHGSVWIQCGGTVVLVTVCSQTLEFDKGFFPLTVEYSEKMYAAGRIPGSFFRREIGRPSERETLVSRLIDRPLRPLFPKKGLNEDVQVLASVISADQVNDSDVLALTGASAAVMLSPLPFDGPVAGGRIGRINGQFVLNPTFEQQEQSDLNIVFAASADALTMVEGEARFVPEEVIIDALEWGRQQIQPLVEAQLKLRELAGKPKMAFTPHADDPVLVARVKELALAAGLEEALRVPEKMARKDARKAVKEKVMENLKSDPAWAENDAALKSVGDMISDLEKKLVRARIVNEGTRIDGRDTKTVRPIQIQTGLLPRAHGSALFRRGETKSMVVTTLGSSTDEQRMDSLIGDVTKRFMLHYNFPPFSVGEVKPVRVSRREIGHGALAEKSLRPVLPADADFPFTLRVVSETLESNGSSSMAAVCGGSLSLMDAGVPISAPVAGVAMGLIKEGDKFIVLTDILGDEDALGDMDFKIAGTAEGVTGVQMDIKITGLTTEIMRAAMKQAHEGRHHILEEMAKAIGEPRKELSRFAPQHAEVFVNPDIIRLIIGPGGKNIKAITAATGASVDIEDTGRVSIFAPTAEALEKAREMVSYYDQRPDLGKNYLAKVRKIMEIGAIVEVLPNVEALVHVSQLDVNRVEQPGDVARLGEDMMVKVIEINGDRIRASRKAVLLEEQGHPWNPEETARPPRSDRGDRGDRNGRGDRGGRDRRDRGDRR
- the rpsO gene encoding 30S ribosomal protein S15 encodes the protein MVMDASDKKTVIDAHAKHEGDTGSPEVQVALLTARIEDLTGHFKEHKKDFHSRTGLLKLVGRRRNILNYLKKKDVQRYRALIEKLGLRK